The genomic interval GTCGGCTTTGCCGCCGCCGTGGTGCTGGCCTAAGACCAAACTCGGTGTGAGACGCAGCACATCAGTCGGTGTATTGGTGGGCCGCAGCTCCAGATCGCGCGCGGCGCGGGTTTGTTCACTCGCCGCGAAGGTTGGTTGTTGGCCCCAGACGTAGACTTCGACAGGGGCGTTCGCATCGGCAGCCGGTGCGGGAGCCGCCGAATAGAGCGGCGCAGTTCCGGCAAGCAGACAAAATAGCCGAGCGGCGCTGCGAAACGACTTCACCATTTGTTTTCCTCCCGTGGAACATTAGTGGTGATGGGTGGCTAACTTCGTGGGCGAGTTGACTCGGTGCGATATCTCGGAGCCGCCCTAGGAAGATGCAGGTGGTCGCAAGAACAAACGAAGCCGCCATGGCGCCGAAGGCGGCTTTGAAGCCGAGCCACTGGCGTAGGACCAAGGGAAAGACCAATGGCTTAAGCGCCGACTGGGCGTGGTTGATGCCGTGGGCGAGGCTGATCAGAGTGAGCGCCGTGCCCGAACCTTGCGCGTGGGCGGCTGGGGTGTCGGTCTCGTGGCTATGTTCGGCGCGGCTCATGGTTATTTCCGATAGTTATCCGAATAGCAACATTCCTAGATTCGTGTTACCCAGGGGCAAAAAAAATTCTAGTGCTTTAGCTCCGGAGTGGTGGTTACTAATTTGCCGTTCTGCACCCCTTTGGTGGCGATCAGCTTGCCCGAGATCTCGTGAACTTTGTCGGCGCGGCCGCGAATCACGATTACTTCGAGACAGTTGTGTTCGTCGAGATGGATGTGCAAGCTGGCATTCACGTTGACCTCGGCTTTGTGTTGCATGTCGGCCAAAACATCGCTCAGGTGGTGCACCCTATGGTCATAGACCAGGGTTACCACGCCAATCACCTCGCTGGCGCCATGATTGATCTTTTTCTGGATCAAATGATCACGGATCAGATCGCGAATCGCCTCGGAACGATTCTGATAGCCCTGCCCGCCGATGCTCTTGTCGAAAGCTTCAAGCAAGTCGTCTTCCAGCGAAACGCCGAATCGCGATAGGTGGTGCATGGTGATCTTGACCTACGAATTGCGTAGCACTTTTTTAAGATTTGTGTCAACATGATATATGACGAGTCATGGCACGAAGAGCGCTTGTCAAGAAGGAGGTATCACTTGCCCCCCCCCCCCAA from Deltaproteobacteria bacterium carries:
- the nikR gene encoding nickel-responsive transcriptional regulator NikR; translation: MHHLSRFGVSLEDDLLEAFDKSIGGQGYQNRSEAIRDLIRDHLIQKKINHGASEVIGVVTLVYDHRVHHLSDVLADMQHKAEVNVNASLHIHLDEHNCLEVIVIRGRADKVHEISGKLIATKGVQNGKLVTTTPELKH